DNA sequence from the Malus domestica chromosome 11, GDT2T_hap1 genome:
AGAAATAcattgcaattaaacaaaaatagtaGATGTTAGGAACAAATACTTCGGAAGGGAAAGAAGTTtttcactttgatttgattttcaCATTATTAGAACACCTACCAGAAACAGAACAAGATTTAGAGATTCAAAAGGAACCATGCACATGTCACTACAGCAGTTccaacaatcttcaatttaacCTAATTCCAACAAACTTAGGGATTTTGAAACATGTGTGAGATGAAGAATTCTTCTTGAATGATTGAACTTTGGAGAAAGACCTCTCGGACCGAGTACTCAAACACAAATGGATGTGTGTTGCACTGCTGCTCATGCAAAAAGCTCAGAAGAATAGAGACAGGTAGGGGAAGAAGACGGAAGGGTTTCACAtgtgaactccttttttatgttttttttaatccggattattattttgttgacGGAAGGGTTTCACAtgtgaactccttttttatgttttttttaatccggattattattttgttaagtGTTATAGGGATAATTTAAGGTTATTGATTAATGCACCATTAGATTAATCTAATGGTTCAAATGAAAGAGGACCTTGCGGGTCTTCAAAATGAGGACCTTAGGTGAGCATTAATACATTGTTGGTATCATATGATgacatataaattttttttttttttggttaaacgatagatttgttagattaaatgttagattacgGAGCTGATGGGGTCCGAACTCATGCCGTAGTTAGATCTTCATAAATATTCAAGTTAAaagccacttagtattatggtacaatgatattcttcttcacttgtaagtgagaggtcttaggtttgattctcgccaaaagcgaatttgaaccatattattgctagctcattttgaggctaagcccaccccttatcttagtatagataatatcgtttgttcaaaaaaaaaatatattcaaaTTAATATGTGAATAAAGATGCATAACTCAAGAAGTTTAATTCATGGTTTTAAAAAACATTAGATGCTAGTTGGGCAGCGGATgaccaaaaaaagaaagtatttaatcaacaatttaaaacaattgcataaaaaaaaaaaaggaagggtgGGAAACTAGGATGCATAGAAGGGAGGCCGGTGGGGCACCATTAATAACATTCAGTTTTGAAGGTGCTAGATGTCCCCTATTTTATACGTATACAAGCAAATAGGATGCTAGGTGTCCCATTTTAATTGGACGATGCTAGGCATCGTCGACGAGAAAGGCACCATGTCTGACAAGTTCGAGGCCGGGGATTTTGATCCTGATGGTGTACATGAaagcatttttctttttctttcttttttttttgtaattttttaaaatttttattttttttaatatccacgtggGATCCTTATTAACACGTGgcacccagtcattgtccacgtgggcaccacatcatcaattaatggaagacttaacagtttgactaacggatgtatgagactgtctcaaaatttacactttaggtatgactctgggacgaaacaaacttgatgtactaaaagtTGAAAATTACGAAACATGAGGatagtaaactgatatttaccctagttttatttacttatttttatCTATAAATCTTTTGCTTTTTCGATAAGGTTATTAAGTGGATGGTTGCAAGGCATCCCAATTGTCCATGTtcaattcattaattaatagttGGTTAGGTTTTTAATTCAATCCGACATCAGATATTGACAATTAAGAATACACAATTTGATCACACCTGAAATCTTAATCCCTTCACGTGAaaaatctataaaaaaatatcgagaaaaaaaattacctccaacaattattttcttaagttgCAAACTCTAGGAAGAAAGCTTGTCTACCAAACAAGTTATGGCCACCCAAAAAATActatgagaaataaaaatacctACATGAATTTAAAGTTCAAGCTTGGAGGCATTAATTGGTTCAAGTCGATGTAAAGACATATTCGTGCTCATGTCATAATCACATTCGTGCTTGTCTCATGATCATGTGATGTATTAATTAGCTTGTATTGAGTTTTGCAAGGTAAGATTACTTGTTTGcctttgtatttttttgttgCATAATTTCGTCCTTgtaggttttattttttaattttttaattttatgttatatATTCAATTCATCAACGAAgttgaatttaatttttattcagtTCGTACGCATCTTCTCATTTGAACAACCAATTGAATGAAGTAATAATGCTAACTAGATCAAAATTAGAAGAACGTAAATGCAATAAACAAAACTTTTGCTTATAAACTTCATCGTATCTAAATTAAACTGCAATACATGAAAAGTTGtgtttgtttcatttatttatttatatattacttTCACATTCatagatattaaaaaaataaaaaataaagtcaagaaaaaaaaaacaatgggatattaaaagtaaaaacaatgaAATACAATCTCCCCCTTTTCGTATCTCCCCACCCCACTTATTTTGTCACCCACtatcaaaagtaaaaacaatgaAATACAATCTCAACCATGTTTAAATGGGTAGATATGTCATATTTTAAATTCCtaacaataaataaaagataaaataacaatatattttttttaatttgtggaAAAAAGCATGAATTGGGCCTAGTAATACTTATCAATGGAAAATTTTTGGTGATACCAATGGGAAAGTTTGAGATGTCATTTTGTATCCCAGATGGAGAAGTTTGTCGTGGTTTGAATTTGGACGAGAGAAGATGTTGGGTGCACGGCGTATGGAAAAGGCGACACGTTTCAGTCGGGTTGTGCATATGGAGGAGTGGCATGGGTCGCCTCTTCCCAGATCTGCAGGAGGCCAGCTTGCAAATAACGGTTCATGGGTTTGATCCACATCATCAAgatggtctctgaaattgaaaatcgattaaTGTAGTACTTGAAAATAGATGTTGCAAATCAATATGATAATTCTGCcacaattttgtaaaaaaatttgttatgtgATGTGCTGATGtgagtttaataattaattaaaaagttatctaaatacctttttgcaCAATGGAATTTTTTCTTATAGTAGGACCTACTCTGAAGATTTGGGACACTTACTTGCGGGattacattgatcgattttcaatttcagagaccattttgatgttgcaagtcaatttcaaggactatTTGATGTTGCAGGTTAATTTTAAGGACCATTTCTGAGAAAAAAAGACTTATAGGACCTATTTATGTGCAACATCTGCACTTAGCAGAATTATGAcaaaatgaccacattgatttgcgatacctattttcagggactatattgattgattttcaattttatggaccatcttgatggtgataGTCAATTTTAtggactatttgtgataaaaatccgagaataaatttgtaaacaaaatatttaatttaaagtgaatgaagaaataagacATTAGGATGGAAGTTGCACCAGTCATAACTAAGAGACGAATAAGGACGGAAGGCGTTGAATACTTGGTGAATAAAGCCAAGGCCTATTTCTTCATTAAGCGAGCGTTAAGAACGAATCGACGTTGTCTTGACACAAATGAATGGATAGCTAAAAAAGCTTAGGCAACGTTTCCTTTTTGAAAAGAAGCTTGGAAAGATCTCAACCGTTGATTATTTAGTGGTGGGACCGCATTTATAGGGTTGACTTTATACGAGCCCCCTCACCCTTTTTATTTAAGTTCccgcattttattttattttttttaagatgtcTCTTTCATTAGTTTCCAAGTTGGAATCATTTGATTAATCAGCTCACACTTTATAGTTATAGCAAAAATTaataatgtttatttattttggttcaaGTTTAAATTCAACTGAATTCTTTTTCTCAACAACTAAATATTTAACTTACTAACGTTATCGCTATTAAATTAGAGATCTTTATGCTTTGTGTCATATACTAGTCAAATATATACCTGCAGTTGTTTTTAACCCTATTAGGGCGTATTTTACTATTCAATGAGATAATTACACGTGGATTAGAAGATGTCTTTTGACGAGATTTCTCATCGAAATCTTGCAAGAAAGATACGAACCACAGGCTATCAGTCATTTGTTGGGCTCGTGAATTACACTTGCTCAAGGCAAGCATGGCCCCAACAGCCTCATGAGGCCCATCAAGGCCTATTAATGAAAGTAGCCAAGCAATAGCTTGTATAGAAGGTCCAGCATGATGATGTCACTATTAAACCTTAACATGtctcctcttcacttgtaagtaaaaaattttagattcaaatctcgtggatggcgaatttgatatcaaattaggctgcccattgtgtggtttagccgAACTTCCCTTCCCTTTAGTgaaaaatatatcgttgtactaaaaaaaaaacatgtcgTTGACAATGTATGAAGTTCGAGCCCAAGTCCTAAAAATGGAGGGCTAACTAATTTGaacttaagttcgattcttcacttgtaagtgagaacttaagttcgattcttcacttgtaagtgagaacttaagttcgattcttgctaagacgaatttgaaccatattattgctagctcattgtgaggttgaGCGCACCATTTCTTTCTTAGTGTACatatgttgaccctaaaaactaccaagcctacgtggcgtgcatgccgagtaactaatgagctaactacgtctttcggTTGTATGCgtgcgtgccaactcgtcggccaatgagtaaaatatgttgatgttatGTCGGATGCACTGCTCACTTTTcaatcttgcgattgcggccgaggaatgaacacgtctcggccttcgggttctagagcctgaagacaaggttgctagttctACGAAGTTCTCAAATCGTCGGTGTCAGATTCAGTCACGGTGATtgtattcgtaagagtataagcacgccgaattgACACCAGACTATATGGACACATATATTCAGAGCAAATGTACGTCTTAattgtaaatgtggttcggccgtctgaatgccgaactctaaacccaacttgtgagtatccaatcataaaaacACTCGGCGTTCAATGCGCTGAGTCTAATGATTCGTAATACCTCACTTCATCGAGAAGGCtcgtgagatgacctctgccaataaggattcgaaaacccttctcgaccgagacttggatagataaccaattGGCATTgacgcagtgttgtttatctaaactgaaggtgctttGCAGTCGGTTGATTCTACagcaacagtgctgtttatctaaactgaagatgttcgccagttgccttcacagtgctgtttatctaaactgaagatgtgttggcgaaaaagaaactaaaaatctcaaggttgttgagaggtttcgcgtagagcgagagtttgcgcatggCAGTTTGTGCGTTGAATTGGAGACTTTTTATGTTGCCACTGCCTTTGTATTTATAGCAAGTCTCCTTGATCGCCAATCCAATAGAGACCTTTTCCGAATAGGTGTCCCTTTGAAATCTCGAAGTGCCTTTTCACACGACATGCATATTGTGCTCCCATCATCAATTCTTATCACTCTAAACTCATCTGACAATGCCCATCACCATGCAAAAAGGCCTAGCCTATCTAGGTTTCTCATCTCATCATTATTCAAGACCATCAAATCCTAGGCTTATCACATCATCATAATCCCATCACCTTTAAACAATGCAGCATCTTGATCAAATgaatttcaaattcatttttagcTTCCAAGTGCAGTCAGACATCCTAAATCAATTCAAACTGTACTGTTTGCTTGGGATATAATTCGCATCCTATTTATCTGGTTTAACAAGATGCaaataattcatattaaaagagaattattatgataaaaaccataatattatcctttaacaataataaaattatcttcACTTTTTCATCCGACGGTTGGGAGTTATGCTTCATCAACGGCCTTGATCGTACGAACCGATAATGTAAAATTGGGTCAAAACAATATAATATCGTTtgctaaaaataataattgaggGCTGAGGTTTGTTGTAAATGGGGCATGCGCACAGCGCATATGTGCAGGAGagaaaacctaatttattaGTTATCATTGTGAGGACAAGCCCATTATGTTAAACTGGTTTACAATTTTGAGAAGCTTTGGGCTTGGTCCAAAAGTCCCTTCAACCCGCCCCAAACCAAAACGTATAAAGTCCGAACTTTCTAAACCGACCCGTATCAGTACGCGCCAGGCTCCATTCGGATTTCGGAGCCACCCACCTACTGGTCAGTGCCGCGTTGGAAATGGAGTAATTTGCAGCAGAGGACACGACAGAACAAACGACTGGTAGACGAACCCCTTGCGCTCTCCCCCCTCCCTCTCTATTGGAGCCCCAATTTCTCACTTTtaccaaaattcacaaaaattcaccaaaaGTCCCAAATCCTTTTAGTTCTCCATGTCCTCCGAAACGGGAACTTCGACCTCCGGCGACGAAGCCTGGGagccaaaccctaaccctatcCCCAAACCCCCGGAAGACCAATTGGCCGCCCTCGCATTGTCCGAGGCCGACAGCCATGCAAATGGCGTCGCACATGGATCTGCCGAGGGGAACAACCACCAGGAGATCGAGAACGAGGAGGAGGAAGTCCGGGCTAATTCGGTTGCTCCTGGTTTAGCTGAGGTGGAGGAGGCGAGCGAGGGCTTGCCACGTGGCGGAATCGGCGGTGGTATTGTGTGGGCGAGGACCAATTCAGAGCTGGAGGTTGATGGGCCGTCGAGCCCCAGCAGCAGTGGGTATGCTGGGGAAAGAGGGAGTAGTAGTGCCAGTAGTGGTGCCGGCTCTGGAGTTGATGAGATTTTGGAAGTGAGAAACGATGAGATTGCTGATGGGTTTTCGGATTCGCAAACCCCGTGGGTGCCCGGGAAACGACATGTCGATGAGGTATTGCGTTCTAACAACTCCTTGGCCATGTAATTTGTGTGACAATTATTGCATTGGTTGAATTGCTTGGTCATTATTGGACACGGAATGTAAAGTGAGTTTTAATTGTGCATGAAGTTTAGTATCGAAGAATAAAGTAATGATTGAGAGAGAAATTGGGAAGAGAGTTGGTAATTTCCCTGCGGACTTCTTTCGGAAATGGTATTGGAAAAAGCTCGAGACTTGATTCGTTTGTATGTTTGTGTATTTCACTAATTTCAAATTGTTAGAAGATTTTCATTTGGTTGAATGTGATCAATAGGTGTGTTGTTTCAATTAGTTGCCTTAGACAAATGTAGGATATACGCTACTTATGCAGGTGCTATGTATCAGACGTTGTACAGCTACCTTGGTGCTCTTCTTGACTGAATAGATGTAAATAGACTCGTTATTGCTCAATTTTAGATATTAGCATGTACTTATGCACTTGAATAAGGCATACAGATGTTGAATGATAAATTTTTCTTGTCCTTATGATCTCAGTAACTTTTTGGTCTATATGATCAAATAAGTTTAGTATGAGAATGATAGTTGAGTCACAGAGCTAAAAGCCTTAGATTGGAATCTGATAGAGAAAGAGATTGCTCCCTAGCATGGTTAGTGACATAAAATAGCATATAGGTATTGAATGCAGGATGGTCCTATATGCAAAGTGGGGTTCAGGTCTCTTGTGTATTCACTAGATTTGTCATACCATTTTCAGATTTTTGTCAAAGGATTTATTTTTTccttggctttttttttttaatgcaattCTTTGATTTCTACTGTATTAGTATGATGTATTAATCAGGCATTCTAGAGTTCTAGGATAGGTGAAATAAATCTCTGAACATTGTTAGATTGCAAAACAAAAGCAGAATAGAGAATATTGAAAGAGAGAAAGGATGGTAAAATGCTTAGTGTATTGCTCATTGTTGTGGTATTTTAGTCCTTAAAGTTTGGCATCAATTATGTGATATTAAAACACGTcagtttcttcttttctcttcatAATACAGTTCAGCCCCATACCAATTCCTTTAATTTCACTGCTATTTTGGATGACAAAGTGATTTTCATTGATAACTGCAATGTATCTGTTTGATTTATAATTGAAGTGCAGGATGATGCTTCCATATCatggagaaagagaaaaaagcaCTTTTTCATACTAAGTCACTCTGGCAAACCAATATATTCCAGGTTTGTCTCAGGTGACTCGACTATCTGTTTCAAGAAATGCAAAATTTACATTAATGTCTATGCAAAATAGAGTGCAACTATCAGTCTATATTCTGCATTCGTGATatatttttgtcttcttttgaaTTACTTGCTTAATATCAGATATGGAGATGAACACAAGCTAGCAGGATTTTCAGCAACATTACAAGCCATAATTTCCTTCGTGGAGAATGGGTACATGTCTCAATCATTCTGAATTGAATCTCTTCTCCAATTtcttaaattttgattatttgtctACTCTGACAGATTTACTTTAGTCGAATTATGTAGAAAACTTCCAGTGATTTTGTTCATTAATTGTTTTACAGTGGGGATCATGTCAAATTGGTTAGGGCTGGGAAGCATCAGGTCTGCTTTGTAACTTTTTTTGCGAAATTTTGTTCATCAAGTTATTTCTTCTTTAACAGTCCATGATTCCTAGGATGATCATAAGAACTGCCTTCTCATTTTCCTGGTGGTATAATCCTTCATGAGTGCTTGTATATACCATCCCTGAACAGATGACTTTAATTTTGAACCAGTTGATGGAGCTGTGTTGTCCATCCTGACACTGTCTTGGGCAGATGTTGAAGTCTTAGTGATATATGCATGTTATCCTATAAAAACATATTTGACGAGGGACCTTTGGCttgtattttttgaattttctcgTATGACTTGAAGTATGTTATGTTTTTTCCTAAGTTGGATCAGAATGTATATCAGTGTTTGAAAATAATGTTCATGTGCGTGAAATACCTAGGTCTTACTCGTGTGGAGGTCTAGAATGACATTATTTGACTGTACATCAACTCACAGCTGTAGGCCTTATCTTTATGGAACCAGTTAAATTAAATTGGCATAAAATATTTGTATGTTCAGGTGATTTTTCTTGTCAAGGGACCAATTTACTTAGTGTGCATCAGCTGTACAGAAGAGCCTTACGAGTCTTTGAGGGTGCAATTGGAACTTATATATGGTCAGGTAGCATTGGATCTTCCCGTTCCGCAAAATTCTTTGTGCATTAATATGTTTGACTGTTAGGTCATATTTTGTTAGTGATTTATTGAATAACCAGAATATTGTTTATGTActttcccttttatagaataaaaataGCTTATGTTAGTAACTGCACTTCATTTAATTAGTCACGATATGTGGATGCAGATGCTACTTATTCTTACAAAGTCAGTAAATAGATGTTTTGAGAAGAATCCGAAGTTTGATATGACACCTTTGCTTGGAGGAACAGATATTGTCTTCTCTTCCCTCATCCACTCTTTCAGTTGGTTTGTTTCTCTGCTCCCTTTGGCATGCCTAACTTAGAtatgaattttcttttggtgtGAAAAACCATCCAATAAACTCATATGATGGTTCCTGTTTTTAGATGTTTAGATGTTTGCAAGAGCACAAGTAGTATCCCTACATTACAGATATTGTTATTTTGGTGATGAACTATTGTAGTAGTGATATTAACAGATCATCCAATGTATGTGAAGGGCTGCTTGGCTGAATATTATGATCATTTCTAACCTGATCTGTTTTAAACTGATTGTTCACTTTGAAATAGTATAAAAGTTCTGAATAAAAACCTTTTGTTCTAAAagcttttagaaaaaaatttggtaAAACCATAAGCTCTTTAATATGAAGTTTACATAAGCAAAGTCATTCGTATCTTGAAATTATGATATATATTGGATGGTCTGTTTTTTTCTCATTTATTTGTTTGTGTTATGACCATTAATGTTTTCTACTTTGTCCTGCCAATGTAATTTCCGTTCACACatgccaaaaattaaaattacaaaacctAATGAAGAAGATGCTTATAGTACTACTACTTGTTTCTGTGTTTTCAGGAATCCTGCCACATTTCTTCATGCATACACTTGTCTTCCCCTTGCTTATGCGACAAGGCAAGCTGCAGGTGCCATATTGCATGATGTTGCCGATTCTGGTGTTCTCTTTACAATACTGATGTGCAAACACAAGGTTCTATCCTGATGCTAATACTTGAGGAAATCTCTTTTtaagaatatttttttaaatatttttcatgGCACAGTTGAAAAATCTTTTACAACTTAGTGCACTGTAACAACTTGAAATGGATTGCAGGTTATCAGTCTTGTGGGTGCTCAAAAGGCCTCTCTTCATCCTGATGACATGTTGCTGCTGTCCAACTTTGTCATGGCATCAGAATCATTTAGGCAAGTAGATCAAATTGAATAGGTGTTTATGTCTTCCTTTTGGAAACTTACAGGGGATTTGGGATTGAAACTAGTAAGATATGATACACTAAATACTAACCAGCTACTAGTTTCAATTTCCAATCCCATGTACTAGTTTCAGTTTCCAATCACGAGATGTCCCGTTTTAAAGCACAGGATCATACACAAAAAACATATGGTACTTTCTTTTCTACTAGCATGGTTTCAATTATGGGTGATTATGTTTTATAGACATTTTCAGCTGCAATATtgtattaatttcttctttttgtctTAATGCAGGACATCTGAATCTTTCTCTCCAATTTGCTTGCCTAGATATAATCCCATGGCATTTTTGTATGCTTATGTCCATTTTCTTGATGTGAGTCGCACTTAGGTTGATGACTTATCTAAATTTAAGTGCACACATTATATACTTTGCCTCATGTTAAGCTTGTCTAGTTAAAATATCATGACAAAATACACTTTCTTGCGGCAGGTTGATACATACTTGATGTTGCTT
Encoded proteins:
- the LOC103413032 gene encoding vacuolar fusion protein MON1 homolog isoform X1, which codes for MSSETGTSTSGDEAWEPNPNPIPKPPEDQLAALALSEADSHANGVAHGSAEGNNHQEIENEEEEVRANSVAPGLAEVEEASEGLPRGGIGGGIVWARTNSELEVDGPSSPSSSGYAGERGSSSASSGAGSGVDEILEVRNDEIADGFSDSQTPWVPGKRHVDEDDASISWRKRKKHFFILSHSGKPIYSRYGDEHKLAGFSATLQAIISFVENGGDHVKLVRAGKHQVIFLVKGPIYLVCISCTEEPYESLRVQLELIYGQMLLILTKSVNRCFEKNPKFDMTPLLGGTDIVFSSLIHSFSWNPATFLHAYTCLPLAYATRQAAGAILHDVADSGVLFTILMCKHKVISLVGAQKASLHPDDMLLLSNFVMASESFRTSESFSPICLPRYNPMAFLYAYVHFLDVDTYLMLLTTSSDAFYHLKDCRIRIESVLLKSSVLSEIQRSTVDGGMRVEELPLDPLPRSGSFSPHLGQHTVPTDSPDRFREPYIGVGGPAGLWHFIYRSIFLDQYVSSEFSPPISSPRQQKRLYRAYQKLYASMHDKGIGPHKTQFRRDENYVLLCWVTQDFELYAAFDPLADKALAIKTCNRVCQWVKDVENEIFLLGASPFSWWSSFVTRIITYHIRLCNTNMLIFKSGYSGELSPRSTET
- the LOC103413032 gene encoding vacuolar fusion protein MON1 homolog isoform X2, with the protein product MSSETGTSTSGDEAWEPNPNPIPKPPEDQLAALALSEADSHANGVAHGSAEGNNHQEIENEEEEVRANSVAPGLAEVEEASEGLPRGGIGGGIVWARTNSELEVDGPSSPSSSGYAGERGSSSASSGAGSGVDEILEVRNDEIADGFSDSQTPWVPGKRHVDEDDASISWRKRKKHFFILSHSGKPIYSRYGDEHKLAGFSATLQAIISFVENGGDHVKLVRAGKHQVIFLVKGPIYLVCISCTEEPYESLRVQLELIYGQMLLILTKSVNRCFEKNPKFDMTPLLGGTDIVFSSLIHSFSWNPATFLHAYTCLPLAYATRQAAGAILHDVADSGVLFTILMCKHKVISLVGAQKASLHPDDMLLLSNFVMASESFRTSESFSPICLPRYNPMAFLYAYVHFLDVDTYLMLLTTSSDAFYHLKDCRIRIESVLLKSSVLSEIQRSTVDGGMRVEELPLDPLPRSGSFSPHLGQHTVPTDSPDRFREPYIGVGGPAGLWHFIYRSIFLDQYVSSEFSPPISSPRQQKRLYRAYQKLYASMHDKGIGPHKTQFRRDENYVLLCWVTQDFELYAAFDPLADKALAIKTCNRVCQWVKDVENEIFLLGASPFS